The Cellulosilyticum sp. I15G10I2 genome has a segment encoding these proteins:
- a CDS encoding DUF4342 domain-containing protein, translated as MGTITIEQIDLIMERANVTYGEAKAALEQTSGDVVEALLLLEKDQKLKAKTISNQSQAKSEKITSFIEKLNATSFIMRKKTHTFVDIPLSVAIILVICTFHISIVGLLLSLLFGIKIEFKGENEVAEKINSTIDSINK; from the coding sequence ATGGGAACTATAACAATTGAACAAATCGATTTAATCATGGAAAGAGCAAATGTGACTTACGGAGAGGCAAAAGCAGCTCTCGAACAAACGAGTGGTGATGTAGTAGAAGCATTGCTGCTTTTAGAAAAAGACCAAAAATTAAAAGCTAAAACTATTTCTAATCAATCACAAGCTAAAAGTGAAAAAATAACTTCCTTTATTGAAAAACTAAATGCTACAAGCTTTATCATGAGAAAAAAGACTCATACTTTTGTAGATATTCCGTTATCTGTTGCAATTATTCTTGTGATCTGTACTTTTCACATCTCTATTGTTGGACTTCTTCTCTCTCTATTATTCGGTATTAAAATAGAGTTTAAGGGCGAAAATGAAGTGGCGGAGAAGATTAACTCTACAATAGATAGTATTAATAAGTAG